The following nucleotide sequence is from Corticium candelabrum chromosome 19, ooCorCand1.1, whole genome shotgun sequence.
CTGTAAGGGTTGTGTTCCACTGTTTGTTGAACCTGGAGAACAGTTTTGCCGGTATGACGGAAACGTCTGCTCCCGTGTCTATCTTGAATTGTACTGGTGTGTTTTTGATCAAAAGTGAGACCATCCAAGGACTACTACTACCAGGCGCAGTGAGAGCTCCGAGGAAAACCCCATTTTCAGTATTATCAGTATCAGAAACGACTTCACTGACGAACTTACTACGGCATTGTGCGCCATAGTGGCCTATCTTCTGACACTTTGAGCATTTGGCTTCCCGTGCGGGACAATTAGCCCTGTTGTGGCCTGGCGTACGCCCACACCGTCCGCAGGTTTCCTTGAAACTGGTTGTAGTCCTTGTCTCTGTTGGCTTCTTCTTACCCTTCTCAACGGCGCTGACATCCTTGCCCAGTGTGCCGCCCGTTGGTTCCTCTGAGAAATGACTGCGTAGcgttttctgttgttgtttcacTGCTTCTGACTGCCTAGCTGACACTACTGCTTTCTCCAGCGTAAGTTCATGATCTAGCTGTAATCTTTCTGACAGTTTCGAGTCTCTCAAACCAACTACGATACGATCTCGAATGAGATCATCGTGCAATACGCCAAACTGACAGTGCTCAGCTAGAGTATACAGCGATGTTATAAACGCGTCTACTGGCTCACCCTCTCCTTGGGATCTCTGATTGAAACGAGCTCGTTCGTAGATAATGTTTCTCTTCTTTACGAAGTGGCTCTCGAACTTCACTTTTACCTCGCTATAGCTCTTCATCTCCTCTCCTGACAATGCTAGCAACGTGAGTACGTCCTCAGCCTTTTCTCCCATTGCGTAGACTAATGTAGAGACTTGTGTCGGACCTTCCTTCTTGTCCAGCCCTGTGGCTTCTCGGTACCGCTCGAATCGTTTGATCCACCTCACCCAGTCTTCTGGATGAGTAAAGTCGAAAGGCGTTGGCAACGGAAACGTCGAGTTCGCCATCTGTCACCATGTAGTATCAAGCGATTGCGGTTCAACACGGAGATTGCCGACACGTGGTCTATTGACTGAACACAACTCAAGACAAAGCTACGCATGCCCGTACCCGTAGTTAGTATCCCGTATTGGGGAACGCCCACTACAGTGAacagttctacgtcggtttcaattcgcgcaaacctgcagatcaGTTCAGtcgaaagaaacgttgctggagagtgtaggttcagcggaccagtcccatgtagaccattcctacgctcattattcaccagcactttgtccatcaacagcttcactggatttcgtgttcacgcgctctccgcggaggctacctctctgcttcatgtatcagcgcaattacaCTAAcaagctctttaggaaatcgaattagccttatgcaagctatgaaaccggatcgggggtcccacgtcactatgacgttctcgaaagcgaccaggctcttctcgcgctggagcaattccggtaaaagctcctcctcctcgtgtgattcacgtgcggtcagcgactgcgcggaagagcctggcttgcgaggctaataAGATACCAGCTGTACACATGTAGTCTGTCTATAGTATACGGGTTTATCTCCATGTAACCTCTGTTTGTAGAAGATCAGAGAATAGTTTCTACGTGATTTGTTGGAAGTTGCAGTTACTGTTACACAGGGTTGCCGTTTCCATGGTGATGGACAAATTGTGACTCCAGTCTGGCAGACAATAAGaaatggtaattaattaaatgataataatttttaattattattcagaaataagaagacaaactcTTCTCTTATTATTGATATGAGCTGTCCTGCGCTGATGATAACATCTTCAGGTAACATCCTGGGAATTTGACAAATTACAGTGATAGGTGTAAGGGGCGGGGTAAGCCACATGTGACAGCTTCACttgtattgcacggtggctggacatcattccaggtcatcacaaccagAAAGCAGTGCTGTTTGGATCGAGTCAGAAGCTGTGTAAATTTATGCCTTCTTCAAATTCAtatcatgcatgcagcatcgaggcagggtttgcttctggtCCTTAGGAGAGAGTTTATGAACCAGagtgatctggttgagcatgagATAATTACCTAAAGAGTGTCATTCACGTAACCAATGCCACCCATATACTATTTAATATATGGTTATATAGTATAAGTATGAGAGCAGTCTGTGTTATGTTAATACGGAGCAACAATAGGAACAAAATATCTAATGTTGGTTCTGTAGCATATTCTGACGACATTACTTTAATGTCAATGTATGACCAACTCGGCATAGTATGCTGCAGAATATGCTTGTACTTGAGAGAATGGCTTATTCTTCAATGACAAAAAGAGAATACCGATTTACCAGTAATTGCATGCAGTGGTAGCAAGGCCAGCACTGCTGTTTCACTATCTTGCTGTACACTTTGTAAATTTTAAGGCAAAGCATTGTTTCATCCTTATGAAATATGCATGCTAAAGACACAACAGGGCATCATCTTGCTCGAGACACAATAGCTACGGCATTGTTGGGTCAAAAATGGAAATGCAGTTATAGTAATGTAAACTGCTGataagacaacacaaacatgatTTGAGAGACTATGATTATTTGTACAATTTTTAGCAGAGTAGTACTAGAGTCTATAGATGTATTTGGATATTCTGTATCCTGCAATACTTGAGCAAATAGATAAttacaacatttaattaatatcgtAATGCAATTGTGGCTCCCAAATGTTTTTTGGGGCCACAATTTTAGCCCCTTTGTCCAATTCCAATAGCAATCCTGGCTATTTCTCTTTAAACATCAGTGATATAATTCTCTCTTAAATAACTTGTTTTTGCGATGTGATCTGCCCATACACGATCCTCCAGTTCAACCCTTGCAATGAGCATGCAGCAAATCTATTAGGCAATTCTTCTTGACACTCactcaaacaacaacaaattatgCTCTTTTGTGGGTGACATGAAGCACAAAAAGTGAAACAACATATTTAGTAAATTGCaaaaaataaattactaatttCTTATCGCACATTTCACTGGTCTGCATGTATGCCTATGTGCCATGTTGTGCACAGTTTCAATGTGTGAATAACAATGCCAGTGTTGGATATTAAATCTAATTAAACAACTCACAACTGCTGAGCAATATAAAATACACAAACGACTACCAATTACGGCCACAAAGACAATATAAAAAGCAGTTTTACTCATTTCACTCAAATCTCAATAATTCACAAATAGAAACACTATCAAATGTGTCCCGACTGCTGACATAAGTTAATCCTCCCATCACCACTAGAGTGTCATCATCGACTGTACAAGCTCCGTGAAGAAACCTTTCTTCAGTCATTGCTGGTAGTGGCAGCCATGAGTTGAGAGACGGAATCAACACTGAAACCTTGTTGCTGACCGGACTGTCGAATGTACCATCAACTCTCCCACCTAACATCACTAGCCTGTCACACAGCGATGTCAGCGAACAGTAGTATGTAGGTGTAGCTGTTACACTGTGCTGACTGGTGTGGTCATTGAGTGAGATGCACTCGATACTATTCAATAATTTTACTCCATCTGATCCTCCTCCCACATACAACATTTTGTCTATGACCGTACAAGAACAAACACGCCTCTTGCTGCTCATCTTCTTCCTGTCACACTCCATGCCTGTGTTGATGTCATATACCAATATGGTCTCTTGTACGACACGATGGTCATCCATACCACCAACTATGTACACGTGATCTCTATCCGCTGTAAtaccatacaaacacaatttgTCACGTGATGGAATGTCAGTCACATGTTCCCATTCCTCCTTCTCTGCTCTGTATATTCCCATGCTCTGCTGACGTCTGTCATTGTAGAATGTACCAAGACATTCATTTCCTGCATTAAAAAGACTCTCAATGTTATCACCACATGCATTATGTCTATTGTCTACAATAGACCACTTGACATGGGATGAATAAATGTCGATGATTGATAACTGAGTACTAAACAAGTCAGCAGAAATAACTTTATGTTGCATTGTTGCAACGCGATTCAAATAATCTGAGTGACAAAATAGATACTCGGCCATCATTTCGGTCATTTCAAACTGTTTCCACTTGTATTGGATGACATCAGACCTCTAAACAAAACCACATACGACTCACTCGCTCTCCTCTTTTTCTACTCTCAATTTCACTTACCCTTTCCATCTCCAGTCCAACTCTCAACagtctctctcctctctctttcTTGTCTGCTCTCTTCATTTTCGTCATCAAACTCTCGCTCTCTCTTTTCAGTCGTCTGTTCTCTCGAACTATTGTTCctttgtcttgtccatccctCACACCAGGCTGACCAGCATCTCCTACTCTAATCCAACACAACACTTACAGCAACCGCCACACCTACAGATCACGTGCCATGTACAAGTCACACCCACCTGCTGCATTTTTCACCAGTTTTTCTCCAAGATCCTTCAGACCTTCAGTCTCACTAACAATGACAGCAAACTCAACGCATTCGCACCAGCTTCTTGTCATCATTATCTCTAACAGCAAAACCGCTCCCTCCCTTCTACTGTCACGTGCTTTTCTCTCTATTTTCTCTCTATCCATCATTGATATAATTTCTCTCTTGAACAACTCGCCAGTGATGTGATCTGCCCATACACGATCCTCCAGTTCAACCCAATGAGCACGCAACAAATCTAGAGGGCGACGATTCGCTACATGTACAGATGATCGCGAAATGCTACACTCGCCCGACGTCATGTAGAAAACAGAAACGCATACAAATTTGGTTACGCCTGGCAGCAACGTGGTCTGAATTTCATTGTCGCGCATGCTCAGTTCACAGCGCGCTCTCCTTCCCTTCACCTAACCCTAAGGTTTTTTGCAGTCGTGTTTCTGCGAGTTGGAGCTGTCTGCCATGCGGTTTCTTTTTTTGGCGCGCATTTTCGACGACCCGGTGGACAGTTGCGCGTTGAGTTTGTGTCGAAAAAGCGTGCGGGAGCGGCGTGTTGTACGGTCATGCGTTTTCGCTACTGCCAGCGGCCTGAGACGTTGTCTTGTGGCGTTTCGGCTGTTCTAGGTGGGTTGGAAAGCTTCAGCCGTGCAGTGAGAGCTTCACACGCTCGTTGCTAGGGGAACCTCCCCGTCATTCAACCTATCTCAGTCAGTCACCATTTCGCAGCGCTGGTGGTGTCACGTGACCCGACAGCAAAAAAGAGAAGCAATTTCCTTGCGTTTGAGAGAATCTCTGTGTCTCAAATAGCAGGAAATATTATTTCTCTGACATTTCTGTTGTTGCCACGACATTCTTTTTTAGCTTCTGAGTTCAGCTGCTCAAGATAAGTGTTTGCTTCTTTTTCAGTCGCTTTATTTAGCTACGAATAACTTTTGTTGCCTCTGCTGTAGTGACTGCCACCAAGACGATGATACGGACGGTAGGAAACGGTGACTTCTTGTACTGCATTTGGAGTTCTGGTTCGATTGCTCTAGCTATTCATCCATGTTTGGACCTTTAGTTGTTGTCGTTGTCTCGTGCTGATAGAGCAGCTACAGGATTGCCTTGGACAGTTACATATCTTAAGCGTTGTAGGGGATATTGTGTCTATGTACATATTCTTACAATAAATTTACAACGCGTGTGCAAACATGTCTGGTGTTACAACACGTGGACCTATATCTGCATACTTTCTTAACAGGTTTTGTATACGGGTACTGTCAGTAGGAGGAGCTACACCAGCGCGATTCATTTCAGTTCATATAACCTAATGACTGATCATGAGTAGGACGTATTTTACGGGTAGTATAGAAATACACTGATGAGAGAAGCTGAACGTTGAGTCAGTCTGTGGAGTTGACTCTAGCGATGTATCTAGATGCGTTGAAGTTCGTTCATTTACAGACTTCCCTAGAGTACTGAGTAGTAACGACTACGTACTACATGAAGCAGAATCAGTAACCGGCTTGCTGAATGTGACATTTGGTTTCCCATGTGCAAATAGCTGCCGGCACTCTATTGTTAAAAATATTGCTCTTTGTTGACCTGATGTCACATTCACAAGTGACTGCAGTGCTGCACTTGTTCTTTCAAACTGAACTAAATCATCTACTCCGTCTAGCTAGCTCGAAGCAATGACCCTGACTCATGTAGACAAAATCAATAGCTCGAGGTAAGTTCAGCCCATGCAACTGACTCTGCTTCATGTTGGCTCACAAGCTGATAACTATAAGATGTGCACAGTGTTATCTACCTGTCCCATCAGCTTGAAAAATGACTCGCGATTTGTCCAGCAAATActtctgcatgcatgtttgcaCTGATTTTGTGCTATTTGCGATCAAAATCGATCTGGATGTACTTTCCAAAACGACTTATGTTGTCATTTCGTATTGTTTTTGCGTTACTGATGACTTCCGACCGTGATTGGGTTTGAGGCAACACTTCTCAATCAGTTGTGTGTTTGCAGCTGCTTTACATACTGCTGCAACGTATCTCATGGTGTATTTGGCACTTTCTGTCTTTTCTGCACCAGACTTTCACTTAGACGACTGATTTACTTCATCTGGCCATCTTCCTTGCTTTTAGCCACAGCAAAGATATGTGGATATAGCTATCCCATCTGGTGGCCTTGATGCGCATCAATACCATCATCAGCTCATAACGAGGTAAGAATACGTATTCATAACCACAAGAACAATTCTGCAATATGTGAGTATTGCATGCTGGTGAGATCAAACATAGATAAAGTAGATGATTCAGCAATGATTCAGTTACTGAATCATCTACACTATCCAGCTCGAAGCGATCATTACACCCTGACTCGTCTAGACAAAATCAGCAGCTTTAGCCAACTTCGTCTAGTGTTTGAAACTGACTCTGCTTCCTGCTGACACACAGCTGATAAAAGATGTGGTAGTTCCTCTCTTCAACAGCCTGAAAAACGACTTGCGATTTCTGCAGCAAATACGTCTGCATGTTTGCACTGGTGACGCACTGATTGGGATCACTATATagcagcacacacacacacacacacacacacacacacacacacacacacacacacacacacacacacacacacacacacacacacacacacacacacacacacacacacacacacacacacacacacacacacacacacacacacacacagacacacatacaccacacaacaccacaccacacaagaTGTGGTAGTTCCTCTCTTCGTCAGCTTGAGAATAATTCGCGATTCCACCATGCAGCAAACACACGGTCCCCATTGTTGCTCAGATGACGTGCTTCTAGGGATCCAAATTGATTGGGATGTACTTGCCAAAGCACCTGGTGTTGTCATTGCTCATTGTTTTTGCGTAACTAATGGCCTCTATGATTGGGTTTGAGGCAGCGTTTTCTTTtcaatctgtgtgtctgcagCTACTCCGTCTGATGCAACGTATCTCATCCTGTATTTGGCACTCACTGTCTTTTCTTTTAATAAATCTACATATTGCTATATACATAAAgcaaaatattaaaataagtCATAAATACTTAAATATTCATATTTATGTTTACACATGAAATCCACAGTATTTTCTTTCATTACCTACGTGTACGTGCTATATTAGAAAATACCAAAGGTTGTCACGCATATGCTACGCTGATGAGAATCAGCAATAATCATTTCTGACAGCCTTCTACAATTGGAAAAGCAAGCATAGAACAAATCAACTCTTTCAAGATTAGACTTAGTATCACTGTAGCCGGTATCATTAGTTAACAGTGATCTATGACGAAATTGATAAAGTCCGTTTCAGAATTAAAGTCACCTGTGCAGTCACGACCGAAAGTGGGCTGCTGACGCGTAACCCTAGAGCGGACTGAGCTTATACGGGTGTCATTGGAAAGTCTATGTTTGCTCTATTCAATTACTCATTTTTAAGATGTAGCCTCGCAAGAccggctcttccgcgcagctaaacgcacgtgactCACGTGGGGAGGAGAAGTGTGATTCATGTGCGTTTTAGCTCAgtgactgcgcggaagagcctggttTTCGAGGCTACGTAGGAGTAGGTCGAGTTATGTGATGCTTCCAGTAAAGAATGAGATAGAAAGTGGAGTCTTAGTCAATCATGTACCGTTGTAATTGCTTAtctactgtaattagattgGTATGTTGTCCTAAATAGTAACTGCAAACAGCTTGAGAATGTAATCTGCATGCTTCGTACAGCCACTTAGACTCTACCTACCGCTTTCTACAGCAGCGTCAGCTTTGTACTGCGCAGTTTATTGGCAATTACTTAACTTATTGGAACAGCGGTAATGAGCCACAACAATAGGGCATCCGGTACATTATAGAATGTTAGGTATCCTAAGCCACTTTCCAAAGCCAGACGTGACTTAATTCTGAAACGAAGTTAAAGTACggaattctgcaaagaaacatCTTATCTAAGTTCTATTTATACAAAATACTTATCTAATTATACTCAATAAAATATGTTCTCTAGTATCTTAGGTATACTTTGCTTATAGATCCATCTATAGTGGCTAGGCTATCATGATCACAGTCGCACGACTCCAGCTGTCGCTCAATGACCTGGGTATGCCTCCGGAACGTTGCTGTTAGACCGTCAACTTGGGAGCCACTATAGACATGATATGAACAACTGCAGCAATCGATCAGTGGCTAATGATATGGTTTGCTTGTAGCTTAATTGTAGCAACTTTGAACAAGCAATTGTCTTGTGTTGCAAGGTAACAAATCCTTCTGCGTCCGAGatctaattaaatatattaccTATGTGTGGAGCTACCAAACGTGTTCACAAAAGTCATGTAATCTTAAGTTGCTGCAGTATTCTCTATGTGCATGATATATTTCAACAACACAGTGCAGCTTTCAAATACCTTGTTTTCAATTTGATAACTATGTTAGACATATTAACTACTTTTTTCTTGGTGGGGAACCATAAAACTAAGCGTAGGTTCTATCACCGTGGAAACGGCAAACCCTCACTAACTCCCGGATTGGGCGGACACAACACAATTGTGGATAAAACTCTAACCGTACAGCTATTTTGACAGTCTCTTTCGACGTTGGCATATGATTATAGCGACCGTTGCATCTACATGACGCTCATATACTGACATATCATTCCACCTATTATTACTGAGTTgcccaattaattaagcaagaacTGTAGTATCAGATTCAAAATTTATAGTGACAAATAGTGGTTATACATAGCAGATTGGTCGCCTAATGATATTTAAAAGATCCTAGAAAATCGTCACAAAATCTATTTCAAAGTAGACGGTCGACTATTAATCCAACTATAGGATGGAGACTTTGCGTTGTAAATTGCGTACACAGATACATGTAAGCAAAGAATGTATTGTTAGAAAAACATTGTGATCTATTGTACCGCTAACATGAAACGTGATTGCTTGAGAATGAAAATTAAACGTCAGCATAAAATATCTTAGAATCAATGAAACGTCTCTTCATAGTAAAACTTCGTCGTACACGCCGTTCTATATCTACCTCTAAACCTACTACAGTATTGCAAGTTCACTTCGCTACAGTCGATTGTAGTCGCTCACTTCAAAATACCTCGTTGATGTCACGACATTCTTTACCGTTTTCGACGTAACCCGTTGGACACTTGTCACATCTGTATGGTGGAAAGACAGTAAAATCGTTCGAGCACTTGACATCCTGGAAGCAGGGTTTGAGCTCGTTACATGGATCTGTTGACAGAAATAATTTTAGTCAATCGTatgttttaatttaaatattgtgTTGATACCTTCAATGCATTCCGGCACGATCAAAGATAATTGCTTGTTACATTTCTGACACCGAGTTTGGTACGATCTAATGGATGGGCAAATAGATGCTCGGTTTCCCTTATGCAAACAGCCATCCAGGACGCATTGTGTGTACGCGTTGTGTGGTCTGGTATGAGCATGACAGTTTGCAAACGGTCCCTTCGGGTCTAGAATAATGTCACAAAATTCTTCCACTTGTCTTTTGTTCTCCGGATTTTGATCACAGAATGGGACGTCCTGAGGGTCACGACATGAGATAGTAGGGCCTAGGGTGAGTCTCCTTTGATTCGGTGCAGCCCAGCTTTTACCGAATATGTGGTAGTTAGAAACGGAACGAGCAGACGTAGAGCCTTTGACTTTGCTCACTATTAGAAATTTTCCATTTGGCAAAGTAAGATCGTCTATCGAGTTTCCGTTGTCGTTGCCACACAGTCCACACATTCTGTTTCTAAAGTTTGGTGGAACAGACACAACTACTTGATGTCGATTTAGCACAAATACTTTGACTTTTGTTCGTGCCAAATGAATTTCTACTCTGTCTTCGAATACTTCAGAAAAGAGGAGAATTTGTGAACCATCGATtgctgatgttgttgatgGCCAAGACAGACGTTCGTCGTTCAAATACACTATTGGCTTGTGAAGAGAGACAAATATTTTAATCACTCCGAGTCCAGCTGCACGAATGGCGACGGCTTTTGTCCACGCAGAGCCAATGGCATTCGGGAAAGGAGAGGTATTTTCGATGTGAATGTCAAAGAGACCTCCTGTACAGTCACGTGCCAAGACGTATTCACACGATCCTTGGAATCGATGAACGAGACAATCGAATGTTATATATTCCTGATTTGCTCTGGTGATCGACCCCATTGGTGTGCTAAATATCGTACAATTAGCGTATTTGCAACTTTTGCCGTCGCCGTAGCATTCTCCACATTCATCCACAATTGTACCAACACGAACATCGTTTCCTGCAACATTTCTGCATTGGGATTCGTAGGCCTTGATAGCAGAACAACCACAACTTTTATTGCCGTTGCAATCGCAAATCTGTTTGATACACAAGTTGTAGTATTCAGTTGGATCGAGGACGGAATGACAAGCACCGTATCGTTGACCGTCTTGAGTTAGGACGTTGCAGTAGTCCAAAGCCGACTTCAATGAATTGCTTGAGCAGTTTGATGGGGGACTGCAGGTATCTTGagaagacaacaacaatctgtcttccttcttcacAGTGCGGGTACTACAAAATAAATAGTTCTCGTTCAAACTGCTGCACAATCCTCGCGTTCGGTTGTAGTAATTGAATGGTACGGTTACATTGACCGTCGCCGAGAGTCCATCCCAAATGACTTGTACGTCAGAACTTGCGATGATTACTTTGACGACGGGACCAGATTTTGTCACGAGTCCTCCATCGATCTTGTAAGGAAAGGAATAGGGAGTACGACCGTTCACTTGGACTGTAGAATTTCTCCACACTTTGGTAATGGCCCCTCCTGATACACGAATGGCTAATAGTGCCTGTTCTTGAGATAACTTTGTTTGATATCTATTTCTGTTGAGATAGTGTACGGAGAATTCGTCTTTCTCACAATCTCGCAAGAGTGTATACTCACAATTTCCTTCATTGTCATGTGAATCCTTTTGAAAAGTGTACACATGACCGATCGACGCTTTACAGGATGGTGCGTTAGGTGGAGGAGGGCAAGTACCATTGCACTGCCCACATTCATTAACCATGGCGTTGAAATGAGTAACTCCCACTTTACGACAGGCTTGTTCAAATGCATCCACTGAAGTGCAATAACACGAATGAATGCCGTCGCTGAGGCATGAACAAGTGTCATACATGCAAGTCATGTAATACTCTTTGGCGTTTACGAATTGGTGGCAAACTCCGTATCTCTTTCTATTTATAATTACCTTGCAATAGCTATGTGCTTCGTCTCTGACAGCGACATTACAAGGATCTGGAGGTTGAGGTCCATCTTCACACGATTCATTTTGCGGTATCagcagtctgtttgctttgGAAATGGTCCAATCCACACCAAACTGATGATATTCTTTGATCGTAGAATAATCATCGCTAGTGTCTGTTAGACCGGTCGGTTGCAGTACCGTACCATTGCGTAATGTCAAATCATTTGATTTGTTGCCATCAAACGTACCACATAGCCCACAAAGACGATTCTTATAATGGTCGGGTGCTACAATTTTGactttgttctttccgttccAAAATACTCTGACTCGAGAACTGGACAACGTTACTTTAATCCACACATCGGTCTCATCTCGTGTTCTTTCTATAACAGTCCCATCGACTCCAATGGTAAACGGCAGTTGATTTTCTGTCAACTGCACATTGTTGACAACCGTAACTTTATTCAAAAGAAGTTTGATGATGGCTACTCTGTGTATCTTGATGGCTACAGATCGCACATACGAGACGAGATTGTTTCCGTGTCGATGTTCGTTTTGCACTGTAATTTGAAAATCTTCATGTTGACAGTCTTCAGTAAGGACGTATTCACAATGTCCTTGAAAATGGTAAAGACTATCATCAAACGTTCTATAGTGAGGATCTCCGTACACGTCACAGGTAGCGTCTCCACAACAGGAACCGTTTCCGTAACAGACGCCACATTCATCGACAACTGATGAGAAGCCTGTGACGCCACGATCACGACACTTGCTTTCATACTCTTTAATAGAATCGCAACCACAACCGGTATCTCCATTACAGCCACAAATGTCCAAGACGCAAGAATCGAAGTAAACTTGTGCATCTACAATAGAATGGCATTTGGAATACCTTGGAGATTTGATTTCTGCACAATACTCCTCAGCTTTAGATTGATCGGCTTCATCGCATATAGGGAATTCTGGTTTAGTGTC
It contains:
- the LOC134194970 gene encoding kelch-like protein 1 isoform X1; the encoded protein is MTEMMAEYLFCHSDYLNRVATMQHKVISADLFSTQLSIIDIYSSHVKWSIVDNRHNACGDNIESLFNAGNECLGTFYNDRRQQSMGIYRAEKEEWEHVTDIPSRDKLCLYGITADRDHVYIVGGMDDHRVVQETILVYDINTGMECDRKKMSSKRRVCSCTVIDKMLYVGGGSDGVKLLNSIECISLNDHTSQHSVTATPTYYCSLTSLCDRLVMLGGRVDGTFDSPVSNKVSVLIPSLNSWLPLPAMTEERFLHGACTVDDDTLVVMGGLTYVSSRDTFDSVSICELLRFE
- the LOC134194970 gene encoding uncharacterized protein LOC134194970 isoform X2 — encoded protein: MTSGECSISRSSVHVANRRPLDLLRAHWVELEDRVWADHITGELFKREIISMMDREKIERKARDSRREGAVLLLEIMMTRSWCECVEFAVIVSETEGLKDLGEKLVKNAAGDAGQPGVRDGQDKGTIVRENRRLKRESESLMTKMKRADKKERGERLLRVGLEMERVSEIESRKRGERVSRMWFCLEV
- the LOC134195252 gene encoding mucin-5B-like, whose product is METAIEKGIVGFGSSWAVESGNRILLSPRASCRLPPSRPSPCEKDPSLRRRAEDYCHFINSTSGPYLDCHGVIDASDYYRFCLDDVCANNDICRNPCQSIRAYEDICRSRGRVIGTFIDKSCNNGATCSAWGDPHYTTFDGIRHHFQGQCEYVFVQDCLRNDFAVHVQNGHKRGDSDCLPNNFGVKVQNEHRREIGDVTWTKAVAVKIRNSSVIQIKRGNKVIINSHKVRSFPHRVSGDGTIVRRTAEGVEVHIASSDVVVTFDGKHRIAVRVPKSYLNRTCGLCGIYDNDPANDMSLRNGSIVVPSNPDISYSSVSQSAYHELGVSWAVEGKDRLLLPSDDLCNDTKPEFPICDEADQSKAEEYCAEIKSPRYSKCHSIVDAQVYFDSCVLDICGCNGDTGCGCDSIKEYESKCRDRGVTGFSSVVDECGVCYGNGSCCGDATCDVYGDPHYRTFDDSLYHFQGHCEYVLTEDCQHEDFQITVQNEHRHGNNLVSYVRSVAIKIHRVAIIKLLLNKVTVVNNVQLTENQLPFTIGVDGTVIERTRDETDVWIKVTLSSSRVRVFWNGKNKVKIVAPDHYKNRLCGLCGTFDGNKSNDLTLRNGTVLQPTGLTDTSDDYSTIKEYHQFGVDWTISKANRLLIPQNESCEDGPQPPDPCNVAVRDEAHSYCKVIINRKRYGVCHQFVNAKEYYMTCMYDTCSCLSDGIHSCYCTSVDAFEQACRKVGVTHFNAMVNECGQCNGTCPPPPNAPSCKASIGHVYTFQKDSHDNEGNCEYTLLRDCEKDEFSVHYLNRNRYQTKLSQEQALLAIRVSGGAITKVWRNSTVQVNGRTPYSFPYKIDGGLVTKSGPVVKVIIASSDVQVIWDGLSATVNVTVPFNYYNRTRGLCSSLNENYLFCSTRTVKKEDRLLLSSQDTCSPPSNCSSNSLKSALDYCNVLTQDGQRYGACHSVLDPTEYYNLCIKQICDCNGNKSCGCSAIKAYESQCRNVAGNDVRVGTIVDECGECYGDGKSCKYANCTIFSTPMGSITRANQEYITFDCLVHRFQGSCEYVLARDCTGGLFDIHIENTSPFPNAIGSAWTKAVAIRAAGLGVIKIFVSLHKPIVYLNDERLSWPSTTSAIDGSQILLFSEVFEDRVEIHLARTKVKVFVLNRHQTILLCQMENF